DNA from Leptospira harrisiae:
CAAGGGTGGTTACGATGGTTTTAACCAAGCAATTACCTTAGTTTTAAAAAGGCTACAAACCTAGGGTTTTTTCTAATCAAAATGACGAAAGATACAAGTGAAACAAGTTTCCACAAAAATTCTTTACAAAATTGGCAAGTAAACAGATAGTATACGTGCCAGTAGGAAGTTCAATGAATTTCACAACAAAACAAGTTAAAAATCATACAGTTGTTACTCTAGAGGGTTCCCTCGACATTTATTCTGCACCCGCATTAAAAAAAGAACTCCATAAAATCATCGATGACGGGGCCGAGTCTGTAGCAATTGACATGGTCAACATCAAACTTTTGGATTCCTCTGGGATTGCTCTTCTTGCCAACCTCCAAAAGAAGCTAAAGTCGGAAGAAGGACAATTTTTCCTACTGAATGTCAGCCAAGATGTAATGGTAATTTTGAAACTTTCGAGTTTAGATAAGTTTTTTACAATTTTAGGTGGCGAAGCGGAACTTCCATAACCGCTTTCGCTCCTCTGTCATTTTTTAGAGCCGGAAAAACTTCACCTCTCCTCTAACCACTGGCTCTTCCTTCGATTTTGGTTTTGTCCAATCTCCCGAATCATTCTGGATCCATCGGTTGGATTCTCCTTTGACTCCGGAATCAGTCACTACCTTTATCGGAATGCCTCGTTCAGCAGATACTTGTACTGACACAACCAGTTCGTAAGGGAGGTTTAATCCAAACGATCCTAGTTGGAGGGTAGCAAGATTCCCTTCGATTTTTACTTCTTCACAAATGACTTCACGCCCATCTCGTAACTTTACTTTGAGTTTTAATGGGGTCTGTGGACTGTTTTTTTTCACCTGTGTCAGGTTTTGTGTGACTTCTGGCACCTTCAGTTTAGTTTCATCTATTTCTGGAACAAGAGGAATCTTTTCTTCTGAAACAACCGCAGCTAGTTTGGTTGTTTCGCTTTTAGATACTTCTAGAGATTCACGAATGTTCTCTTTAATTTGATTGAGTTCTTTTGATTCTTCTTCTGAGAGATTGGATGCAGTTTCTGCTTTTAGAACTTTTTCAATGATTACGGGTTTTAGGACTAAACTTTTCCCTTCTTCAATATTTTCTGCAGCTTTTGTATCTCCAAGTTTTGTAGCTTCTTCTTTCGAAAAAGCCACGAGAGATTTATTTTCTTGATAAAAATTTCCAATCAGCAACAAACGTCTGTTTGCCCGAATGGCCACTTCCTTGTTTTCTTTTTGTTTTACGAGTTGGATGTATTCTTTGACCGCATTCGAGGTTTTTCCTAATTCTTCCATTGCCCGAGCTTTGACATAGGATTGGTCTTTTGTTAAAACAGGCAAAGTTTCTAATGTTTTTAAAGTTTCTTCATAATCGCCACTTTGGAAAAGCGAGTAAGCCAGCTCTTCAGGTGATTTTTTTTTGTTTTTGAGTTCTAACTTTTTCTTTTCACCCTCTTCTAAAAAACTTATGAGAAGACTCGCATTTTCTGCATAGTGGGTTCCAGCAAATAAATCAATAGTTTTGGTGAGTTTCACAAAGGCTTTTTCTCTTTCACCCATCATCACCAAACAGTAACCATGGTGAAGGAGAGTGAATGCCATTTCATCCGACAAAGAAGATGTTACTGAATCTTCCAATTCTTGGTATTTTTTAGAAGCAATTGGATACTTTCTTGTCCTTTCCATATAGAAAGCAAACTGCAAACGAATGATTGTTTTTTGTTGTTCCTCTAACTCTAATGCTGGTTTAAAATTTAAAAAACGTACAGAGTTAATGACATAAAGACCAAATCGATCTTGCCAACTCATTTTTAAATCTAATCCTTCTGTCTCCGAATTCATAATTCCTGATTCTAAGATATTAACTTTGACTTCAGTCATATAATCATCTTTAGAGAGAAACATTTGTTTTAATCTTTCACGTAAGGTTTGTGAAGAGAGTTCGTAATTCATTAATTGGTCACGAAGAATTCCAAATCGTAATTCTTGTAATTTGACACTGACAATGGACTGTGAAGCCAAAGCAAAAAAGAAAAACAAAACAAAAAAAAGAGAGAAAAAGAAAAACTTTTTCATTCCGGTACATCAAGGACAATCATAGTGACATCATCCTTATATTCCTCGTGTTTTTCTTCTAGAAGTGCCATCGCCTTTTCTACAATTTCTGCATTAGGCAAATGAATGTTTTCTAATACTACCTCGGTGAATCTCTCTAAACCAAAAAGTCCACCTTCTTTGATCGGAGTTTCTACGACTCCATCGGTATACAGAATGATTTTATCACCCGGAAGAACAGGAAAGGATTCTAATGAGTATTGGATGTCATCTCCCATGCCAAGTGGTGGACCAGAACTATCAACATAAGTGATTTCTTTTGTGGAAGGTCGAATGATGAAAGGGGCATTGTGGCCAGCATTCACAAATTTCACGACTCCCGGTTCTTCAAATACTACAAATACACCGGTTGCAAAAAAAGATGCCTGAAGTCGATTGGCGATCACTTCACCTAATTGATTGATTGCTTGGATTGCAGAATGGTTTTCTTTCATAATGGCTTGGAGAGACATCGCCATAACAACTGTTACTAAAGCTGCCGAGACACCATGCCCAGATGCGTCTGCTAAAAAAAAGCCATAATAATTATTTTCAGGAAATTGAAAGTATTGGTATAAATCTCCAGAAACTTCTCGCATGGGTCGGTATAATTTACCAATGTTGAATTTTTTGAATTTTTTCACAGAAGGCAAAAATAGTTCTTGTACTTCTTTACCAATTTGAAGTTCTTGATTGATTTCTTCATTTAATCGTGTAATGGTAGTTACTTTATTTTGAATTTCTTCTGCCATTAAGTTAAACGATTTTCCTAAACTATCCAATTCATCATTACTTTTAAAATTCCATGTGACCCTGGATTCTAAATTTCCAGTAGCCATTTGTTTAGATGCAACTTCTAAGGAGCCAACTCGTTTGAAAATAGCTCTGTAAACAAGTATGGCAAAAATGATATGAAATACAATTCCCCAAAGAACTGCATAACCCACTTGGATGTAGAGTTGTTTTAATCGGTCTTGGATGGAGGAAATATTAAAATGTGTGAAAAGAAAAACTTCTTTTGCATCGGAGAGTCGGATCGGTAATAAAAAATCCACTGTAAAATCTGATTCATTCAGATCTAAACTATACCTTGCCTTGAAGAGATTCCCTTCTTTATCTGAGGAGACCTCTTTGGTTTTTTTCAAAACTGCATCTGTGATTTCTTTGATTCCAGGTCCAGAATCGGGTTCGGAAAGGATGATTTTTCCTTCCGCATCAAAGATGGAAAATTTTGTGATTTCATACAATTTTAAGGTTTTGCGAAAAACTTCAAAACTTTCGTCTTTTTCACCGGAAAGACCAATGGCTTGGATGTCAGCAAGAATGGTGTTGGCAAGGTTTTCTGACTGAAATTGGAAGTTCTTAAGGAGTAAATCCGATTGATTTTCAAAAATCATCACCGTAAAAAAGATGATATTGAGTAAGGCAAGAAGGGAATAAAAGAGTCCAATCTTAAAGCGTAAGGAATTCGTCGTTTTGATTTTGCTTTTGTTCACGGCAATTACTTGTATTGTCGATAATTAAGTGATAGAAATCTATCACAAAATTGAGATTTTCCCATTGGTTTTAGGCATCCACATATTCTTCTTACGCTCCTTTCGGGCAATCATCCTAACCATTCTACTGTTTTTTGGTATCTCTAGTCTCTTCGCCGATAAGATTCGATTGAAATCAGGAGAAATACTGAATGGAAAGGTTGTGAATGTCACGACTTCCCACGTGGAATGGCAAGACCAAGGAAAACGTTATAAGTTTCTAAATTCAGAAGTTTTGGGGATCGATGTGGGTTATGACGGGCTCCCCGCTTGTGCTGATTATAAAACATTTGGAGTGGAAGATTGTGATTTGATCCTCACCAAATTGACCAAATCCAATGCTAGTTTTTCCAAAAAAAGTAGCCCTTTGGAATTAGAGGTCGTTCCGTTAAAAAAAATCTCTTCTTTGAAAGTGAGTTTTGAATCGGGACTTCCCATGGAACGTTACATTGAACCTGGGGCAAAAGGTAAATGGGTATTTGGCGAAAAAGAAATCATCGGAAATTTCAAAACCTTAGAAAGAGGTAGAATCATCATTGAAACCGAATCCAAAACTTTGGAATCGGTAGATATTCTTGATTTCCAGTCCTTTGAAATTCAAAATAAATCAGTGATTGTAAAAGTCATTAAAGAAGAAACACCCAAAGTGATTCCTGGTTATTCTCCGATCGCAGAAAAAAGGTATGGTAAAGCTGCGATTATTTTCGGAGGGGCATTCCTCTCCGGCTTAGGAATGTTATATGAATACAATGCTTCAGTCAATGCTATCAATAAAGATATTGAATATTTTCCTACAAGTGATGGAAGAGTTTTGATATTTGCAAATACTCTTAGCACAAACAATTATGATTTCCACAGGCAACGTTTTTTAATCTACTCAGTTGTATTTACTTCTATTATATCTTATAGTTTAATAGATAGTTTTTATTTGGGTCGAATGGAATCCAAAAATGAAAATGCCAATGGTGTTTATTTAAAACCATTGTTAGATATGAAACCGAATGTCAGTTCAAATTTATTAGGAGCTGGGAATCAATGGAAACCAAATGACAGTTTGTTTTATGGATTTAGTTTTGAATCTAAGTTTTAGTATACTTTGACTAAACGAATGATTTTCTTAAAAACAAATTTTTGAAATTTTGTTTCAACCGAAGAAAATGCCATTTAATCAGAAATGGAAAAGGAATTTTATCTAACTGGCACATCGCCCCACAATTCCCCTCTTCGTTTTCTCTGCACCAAAGGATGGTTCCTGAAAGTCCCACAAAACAATCCAAACCAATCCAAAGATCAAATTTGACTTTCGTGTTTTCTGTAAACATCTGTGAGGTGGGGAGATAAAACATATTTGCCTGAATATGGAAGATTGCTGAGTTTTCTTCAATGTTATTTAAGTGTAAATCAACGGAACTAAAAAGAGGAACAGCAAGCATCCTATCCCGAAAAAAATATGGATTTAGAATTCCAGCAAAGAAAAACATTAGCGATAGTATAACCGGATACATCACAAATAATGCGAAGTAATCTTGTAACGCAAGATCAGGAAATTTAAATGAAATCCATTCTGGCGATTCAGTTAATAAATAAACTGATAAAATTCCTGGAATGATAAAAAATGCAGTCAGGATCGAGTGACGTAAACTCGGGAATTGTAACAGTTTTATCCCTGAGGTGGAAATATGTTTTTGGACATTTTGTATCCATCCTTCATGTCGATTGTGTCGACTTAGTATTTCATATTCTTCCATACTCATATTCATTAATTTTAGAATATGTCCAGGGACGAGAATTCTTGATTTTGCGATTGTTAATTCCAGGAAAAAAAATAGAGAAAGAATACAAAAAGGAAGAACAAAAAGTAAATCAATTTCTTGAAATATGGAAAGATTATACAGTCCATGAATTCCAACACATATAAAAAATCCAAACCCAAGTTTGCCCCATTTAAAAATTGGATTTTTATGAAATAAAAACATCATAAGGTATGCACCAACAAGTCCCCCATTCATCATATGGATCGGGAGTGCGGTAATTGAACGAAGTACTTGTGACCATAGACCGGTGTTGATAAAATACAAAATATTTTCAACCAACCCAAATCCACCACCTAACACAAGGCCATAGAAGATTCCGTCAGTAACTGTGAATTCATCCTGATTTTTTCTAAAAAATAAGTAGATCCCAAGAAGTTTTGCAAATTCTTCTACAAAGGAAGAAAGGATAAATGCATTCCAGTATGGTCCACCATCAGGTAACCAATTTGAAAGTGCCGCTTGTATAGCAATGGCTACCCCTGCACTAAAAATTGAAAATGCAAAAGCAGTGTATTGTAAAAAGGATTCTGTATACCTATAAAAATGAAATCGATAAAATGAATAATAAAACCCTAGGGTCAGAAGATTGATAAGACAAATGATCAAACTAGGTATCGAAATTTGACTGATCATTTGGTATGATTAACGGCAGAAAAACCCTGAAAATCAATGAGAAATGCTAAAGAAATTAGCACTAAACTAATCTTTTTACTGCCTTTCGTAAACCTTCAATGGTTAGGGGAAACATAGGAACAACATCTTCGATGGCTTCGATGGTGGGAGCTCCCCAAAAACGTTTTGGTTCGGGGTTGAGCCAAACAGATTCAGGGAAAAAACCAACTAATTCTTTCAAAGATTCAAGTCCACTTTTTGCCTTTCTTTGTTTTTCATCAGAACTTGCCGAATGATACGCATAAGGATTGTAAGGTGTTCCAGTTAATTCGTATGGAGCCATGTATGCATCGCCTACAAAAATCAATTTTGTATTTTTTCGAAATTTTTCTTCAAAATGTTTGAGAGAGATTCTGGACTGGAACTCATGGTTCTCATACAAGTATTCGTGGAAAATATTATGGAAAAAATAATTATGAACTTCTTTGAAATGATATAGTCCCAGGCTAGCACTAAAAAGTTTACTCACTCGTTCTGAATGAGGGGTCATACTCCCGCCTATGTCCATAATGAGCACAAGTCGGAGTGAGTTTTTGCGTTCTCTTTCTTCGACCAGTTCAATCTCACCGCCATTTTCGCAGGTTTTATCGATGGTCTTCTCTACATGGAGTTCTCTCCTTCCTTCTTTTTTTAGAAAGCGTAACTCTTTTAAAGCAAGTTGGATGGATCTTGTATCTAAAATTTCATCTTCCCGGTAAGCTTTGTATTTTCTTTCATTCCACGAACTCACCCCCGAACGATTTCCCTCCCCTTCCGTATTTCCTCCTATTGATATTCCATTGGGATTGAATCCTGAGTTTCCAAAAGGAGAAGTGCCGGAAGTTCCTACCCATTTATTTCCGCCGTCATGACGTTCTTTTTGTTCAGCCAATCGCTTTTTAAGCTCTTCAATGACTTCTTCCATACTCATATGAGGAGCATTCAACTTCTCAGCATCTGTTAAGTGTTTGGGAATATTATTTTCTAACCATTCAAATAAGGTATCTCGGAATTGAATTCTTTCTTCTTTCCATGAACCAAATGTTTTGGAAAAAGCTAAGTCATAACTATCATAGTATTTTAGATCTTTTACAAAATTGAGCCGGCCCACTCTGTAGAGCTGGTCCAAATTCATATAACCAGACGGATCTGTTAATTTCCTTAGGGTGGCGAGGAAAGCTATAAGTTCTCCCGTTGAACAAGGAACAGATTCTCTGCGTAGATTGTAAAAAAAATCTAAAAACATTTTAGTTCAAATAGACTCGGTAATCCTCTTCCGACTTAAATAAAGTCCCAGCAAAAGGAATTTTACTCGAATCTAAGGTTTCTCCGGAAACAAGTAGAACCTGAATCCAATCTAAAAGTTCGCTTGTTGACGGTTTTTTTCGAAGGCTTTCAATTTTTCTAATCGAATAAAACATCGCCAATGCTTTTTCCATAAACTCTGTTTCAATGGAAGGGTAATGAGCTTTGATGATTTCCTTCATTGCTTCGCGTTTGGGAAATTCTATATAATGAAAAATACAACGCCTTAAAAACGCATCAGGCAGTTCTTTTTCATTATTCGAAGTGATGATGACAATTGGCCTTTCTTTGGCGATGATATGTTCTTTGGTTTCCGGAATAAAAAATTCCATTTTATCCAATTCTAATAGTAAATCATTTGGAAATTCGATGTCCGCTTTATCAATTTCATCAATGAGAACCACAGCTTTGTGGGTTTGAGAAAAAGCTTCACCCAAGGCGCCAAGTCGGATATAGTTTTTCACATCGCGCACACGCAGCATGGCTTCCTCTTCAGGAAACCGGGAATCATTTAGTCTTGAAACAGCATCGTAAAAATAAAGACCCTCTTTCGCAAGACTTGTGGATTTGATATGCCATCGGTAGAATGGAACTTTTTTGGTCTCGGCAAGGAAACTTGCAAGCAGTGTCTTTCCAGTCCCTGGTTCTCCTTTTAGGAGGAGTGGTCGTTTTGTAATTTCCGCAACTTGGACCGCTTCTTTCAGATCTTCAGACAGGATGTAATCAGCCATGGTATACCTTTTGGACTCCAATCTTTTTCGAAAAACAGGGGAATCCACTAAAAATTGCTTTTTGTAAGAAATTGAATTCCCATATTGAGGAATTGGAACGATAGTTAATTATGGGCGATTTTGATAATACGAAAAGGGCAATTGGCGTAGGGAAACTGGATGATTCTGCAAGAAAGGATATGTTCAATAAGTTTGTCAGTGCCGGCGGGGAGATCATAAAAGAAAAACAACCGCCGAAAGAAGACGAAACAAAAAAAAATCGTCCCGAACCAAAGGTGCGCCAAAGTACAGTTTCTCGCGGAGGAGATGATAGCCGTTCGGGAAGTCGTGGAAACAACCAAAACAAATCTGATTCTGGAAATTCTCGCTCCCAAGCAGATTCCAAAGCACAATACGAAAGAGAAATCAGTAGTTTCTCCGCTCGGTTTGGAATCAAACTGAAGTGCTGGCTTGCACGGGTCACTTCTTTTGGATCGAGTGATCTAACTCCCAAGTTTATGCATGATTTTAGCATACGCGCTAAACAAGCATTAATTGAACTTCAGTATAGCGGGAACGAACTTTTAGCCAATCAACAATACTCTCCACAACTGAGTAAGGCACTCGATAAAATTAATCCCCTACTTGTAGAATTGCTTGCAATGGGTCAAAAGTTATATAATGGCCCAGAGTTAACAGACATTACAGATCCGATCATGGTTGCGCCAGAATCACCTGTTGCCATCGAACGTGTCAAAAATCCAATTTATGCACTTTTTAAAAGAATGTACATACTTTATCCATACCAAGAGACTTTGAAAAAATCTTTTGTGCAAGCATTTGATGAGTTGCAAAAATTGGAAGGAAAACCTTCCCTAATTTATGCGAACAAAAAACGAAAAGTTACGCAAGAAATTGATAATCTCTTCGAAGGATTTTTTGACAGACTTTATCTTGTAATCTTACGAGCTGAAAACAAAAATATACCACTTATTTCCCGTTATATGGAAAATCTTCTAGGTATTAATCCAGAAGATCGACCTGGACAAAGAAAATCAGGAGAAAATGTACCTGGTGGTAAAGAATTAGAAACTAAAGAAGACAAAAAAGACGAAGACTCCAAGGATGAGGATAAAAAAGAGGATGAAGTCCCTCTTTCCAAAGAACAGGCGTATGGACTACGTTTAATGCAAATGTATTCTATTCCTAAACTTCGGAAAAAATTTGATCCTAAAAATGAATATTCCAACATACCTGATTCTGACAAAGCACTGCTTGCTTTATTTTACTTTTATGAATTCGATGATGAATATTCCTTTGTGATGACCACAAAAAAGATCGATATTAAACCTGGCTCGATTAACGGAGTGAAGGTGGATTATCGACAGAAAATGTTGGACATTTATGAAGGTACAAGAACCATCATTGATCAATTTCGAATTTATAATGACATTCTAAGAGAATTAGAAAAACACAAAGCAAACCCTGGCGCCAATTATATTGAAGCATCAAAGAAATTAACAGGAATTGAACAAAAACGTACTGGACAATCAAGAACGGTACGTTTGGCCATTAAAGAATTTAGTTTAAAATCCAGAGATTCCCTACTTGTGCTCATTAAAGATATGAAAGGCAAAAAGGAAATTGTGGCGAATATGAATGACGTTTTGACTTTAGATTCAATGGAGTCTCGCAAACGACTTAATAAAAAACCGGTCAAACAATGTATCATGGAATCCTATTGTTATCTGATGGCCTTGTATGACAGATTAGAAACTGGAGACTTGTTTGGTGGACTTGTCGAACTCACTCCAGAACAAATGAAAGCATCTTTTGGTGTGGACATGGGAACAGGCAATGTTGAATCCAGTGGAACAGAACTTGCTGATTTGGAAAAGGAAACAAATGAAATTGTTACTTCGAGTAAAACTGGAACTGAGACGGAAAGTACGGATGCTGACGAAACTTCTTCAGATGAAGAAAATGACAGTTCTGACGATCCTTTAGATGATGACATATTACCATCGGGGAATCCATTTTAATGGCAGTCATCAAAATCGCAATTTATCAAAAGAACTTACACAAACGTATTAGCCCAGAGGAAATTTCCAAAATCCAACAATCAAAGGCTCACTTTTTAATTTTACCCGAAGGTTTTCCTCATTTTTTTCAAAGTGAATCACCTGAGAGTGCCACCAAACACGAAAAGGAATACCAAGACCATCTGTTGGAAATTTCTGAAAGTTTTCCTGGTGTGATCCTTGGCGGAAGCCATTATCGTAAAAATGAACAAGGACAATTGGTTTCCGTATTACCTATTGTCCAATCCTTAGTTCTAGTTGACTTTTATGAAAAAAAATCTCCCTCTTCGTTGAACGAACCCGGTGTGACTCCGGGAAAAACGGAATCAATTTTTATAATGGGTGGCCTTCGTTTTGGACTTCTTGTCGGTGAAGATTTAGAAAATAAATCCATTTGGGATGAATTTAAAAAAGAAGATATTGAAATTATATTTTATCTTTCGTCTGCAGATCAAAAACGATCTTACGAAGAAGATTTAACTTTTTTTGAATCTCTTGCAAAAGAAAAATCAGTTCATATCATTCGTGTTTGTGGTCCATCAGAAGGAAAACCTGCAAGAAGTTTATATGCATCACCGTCTGGAATCAATTGGAAAGTTGGAAAAATCGAAGAAGATAAAGATGTATTAAAAACTTTATCTGTAAACGTAATGAGGAGTTATTTGTTATAAATTATCTATTGGGACAAATGGAAAAACACTCTGTCCCAATTTCTTTTGTTATCTAAATGATTCTTTATTTTTTATCTAATTCTTTCCAGTCCATCGTAAAAAGAAGGATCACAATTCCAATAGAGACACAAGAGTCTGCCACATTAAATGCAGGCCAACGATCGAAGAGTAGAAAATTTGGCCACTCAAAGTCTAAAAAGTCTACTACACCAATGAATTCAATACCTGGTTTTTCAGGAGTGAATCCAAATCGAAATCCAACACCTGGAATTTTTACGAAGAATTTATCCAAAAAGTTTCCAAAGGCACCCGCCATCACAAAATTCCATCCCCAGGCATTTCCCAAATCAGCATTTTGCCAACGGTAAAAGATAAGAAATACAATCGCAAAGCCTGTCGCAAATAAAGATGGAAGTGCATTGTCCTGAAAAAGGCCAAATACAAAACCCGTATTGAATGTTAAAGACAATCTGAAAAAATCACCTAACACGGGAATACTTTCATGTGCTACCATTTTTGTTATAATGATATATTTAGATAGTAGATCTAAAAAAAGGCCAACTAGAACAAAGGCCAAGTATCCAGGTTTAAATACGGAAAAAAATGGGGTTTTAGGTAGATTCATAAATTAGAGAAGGTCCGTTTATTTTTGTTTCCAATAACTTAGACTTGATTTGGCTAAAGACCAAAAACTCAGTCCTGATAGTATATAAAATAATATGCTTGGTTCTTTCCAGAATTTTTCCGAATAATACATTCCGAAAAAGAAAAATATCGAACCCAAAGCACCAAAGGTGAATATTTCTTTTAGTCTAAGCTCCTCTTTTCTTGTAGAATCAGGGGTTTGAAATTCTCCCCGATTCCATTTGTATAAAAAATCATTTAATTCTTTGGGTAAAGAAAATAGGCTTGTGATGAATTCTTCTCCTTCGTCTTTCCAAAGTTTTTTTAAGGAACTTCCCTTGAGAACAATTTGAGAAAATGGTTTTTCAGCATAGTCAATCATTGAGCGAGTTGGGTCAAGGTAGGATGAATTTCCAAGCAACAGAGCAAGGACCCGGTGCAGGCTAAGGAAATTTGGTGGTAATTTGAGACTGGAAAGTAGACGTTTTAAACTCACCTGAATTTCTTTTAAAAAACGAAGGTCTTCGGCTGGCCTTAGTGTATCCAGCCCAATATTTCTAAAATGATCTGTGGATTCTAAAATGCGATTGAGTTTCTCTAGGGAATATTTAACAATCTGAATTAATTCTTCTTTTGATAATGATTCTGTAACAGCACCTAATTCGAATAAGGATTCGGTGATTAAGTGATAGTCTTTTCGCATAGCCCCAATTAAAATTCTTTCTAAAATTCGTGTTTCCTCTTCGGAAATGGATTGTACTGCGCCGAAGTCGATAAAACAAAGTTCACCTGATTCCATAAAAATTAAATTCCCTGGATGTGGATCGGCGTGAAAAAAACGATATTCAAATATCATTAAGATATACGCACGAACTAGTTTTTCTAAATTCGGATTCTTTTTTGTATGAGGTTCGAATGGATTTAGTTCATAGATTTTTTTCCCCTCTACAAACTCGGTTACTAGTGTATGTTTATTACATAGTTCATCAATTGGATTTGGAAAATAAAAATCTTTTTCCAACGCAAACAATTGTTTTGTATATTTTAGGTTTTTAAGTTCACTCCGAAGGTCAAGTTCAGAACGAATCATTGTGTTTAATTGTTCGTTTACTTCTTTTGCTGAAACTTTAAATACAAACCGATCAATGAGCCAAATGATCCGAGAAATCGTTTTTAAGTCACGAATGGCATCTTCTTCGATTTTAGGGTAAAGAGTTTTGATGGCAACTTTTTTATCGTTATAATAACCTATATGAACTTGGGCTGTGGAGGCACTTGCATAAGAAGTTTTATCCAAATCGGTAAAAATTTCCTCCATGGATTTTCCATAATCGCTTAACCAGCGCTTATTGATCTCTTGAAATTCTCGGGGCGGAATTTTGTCCTGCAAATCTTGGAGTTCCCATAAAAATTCTTCCGGTAAAACATGAAATAAATTACTGATAAATTGCCCAATTTTAATGTAAACTCCTCCCATTTGGAAAAATAAATTTTTTGTTTCCTTTCCCTTTCTTCTAAGAAACTGAATTCGAATGGATTCGTATTTACTTTGTGATGTAAATTTTTTTTTGATTTTGGCTAAAATGAGATACTGTAACCAAGTTTTGATCACAAATAGATAAATAGAAGCAGACCGATTTTTTTTTGTGTTCATGGTTTTCGCCTATAAATTGATTCTATCAAGTGTAAAATCTCGATATTATCCGAAAGTGTACCTTCCATTGTTTGTTTTCTGCCTTGAATCACTCGGAAAATTTCATCATAAATTCCAATAAACGCATTCGATGTTTCTGGTTTGGGGAAATGTTTGGGAACAAATGGAACCAAACTACGAAAGTCTTGGTATAACTTGGAAGGTTCCGATTGGTAAAAAGAAAATCCATCGTTTGAACAAATGATTCGATTTGTATCTGTATGAATGTCTAACTCAAACTGGAAGTAATCTCGTTCGCCAGAAACATCTAAAAACACTTCCACTCCGGACTGGTTTTGAAACCATGCAAGGGCTCGAGATTCCACTGTATTTTTTTTTGGTTTTTCTAACTTGGAATGGATTAATTTTGGATTCTCAACCAACCAATGGATAAGATCAACTGCATGTGTTCCGTCGTGAAGTAACGGGCCGCCACCTAACTTCGAAAAGGCAAGCCCAGGGTTTTTTGCAGAAGTAAAAACCGATGCTCGAATGGATTTTAGGTTTCCAAAAACTCCTTTTGTTAGTTGGTTTTTCACAAACTGGTAACTAGGATGGTAACGCCTTTCGTGATTGATCCAAATTCTCGTTTTGTGTTTTTTTGCGTATTTTTGAATCCTCTTTGCGCCTTCTTCGGAAAGTGCCACGGGTTTTTCAATGAGTAAATTAGGAATTCCCGATTGGATGCAGTGGATGGCCCATTCTTCGTGATAGGCACTCGGCGTAGAGATTACAGCCAATTCGATAGGGCTAGGGAGGGAAGTTTTTTGTGGGTCCCTTGCAACTAACA
Protein-coding regions in this window:
- a CDS encoding STAS domain-containing protein; the protein is MNFTTKQVKNHTVVTLEGSLDIYSAPALKKELHKIIDDGAESVAIDMVNIKLLDSSGIALLANLQKKLKSEEGQFFLLNVSQDVMVILKLSSLDKFFTILGGEAELP
- a CDS encoding tetratricopeptide repeat protein; the protein is MKKFFFFSLFFVLFFFFALASQSIVSVKLQELRFGILRDQLMNYELSSQTLRERLKQMFLSKDDYMTEVKVNILESGIMNSETEGLDLKMSWQDRFGLYVINSVRFLNFKPALELEEQQKTIIRLQFAFYMERTRKYPIASKKYQELEDSVTSSLSDEMAFTLLHHGYCLVMMGEREKAFVKLTKTIDLFAGTHYAENASLLISFLEEGEKKKLELKNKKKSPEELAYSLFQSGDYEETLKTLETLPVLTKDQSYVKARAMEELGKTSNAVKEYIQLVKQKENKEVAIRANRRLLLIGNFYQENKSLVAFSKEEATKLGDTKAAENIEEGKSLVLKPVIIEKVLKAETASNLSEEESKELNQIKENIRESLEVSKSETTKLAAVVSEEKIPLVPEIDETKLKVPEVTQNLTQVKKNSPQTPLKLKVKLRDGREVICEEVKIEGNLATLQLGSFGLNLPYELVVSVQVSAERGIPIKVVTDSGVKGESNRWIQNDSGDWTKPKSKEEPVVRGEVKFFRL
- a CDS encoding SpoIIE family protein phosphatase, with the protein product MNKSKIKTTNSLRFKIGLFYSLLALLNIIFFTVMIFENQSDLLLKNFQFQSENLANTILADIQAIGLSGEKDESFEVFRKTLKLYEITKFSIFDAEGKIILSEPDSGPGIKEITDAVLKKTKEVSSDKEGNLFKARYSLDLNESDFTVDFLLPIRLSDAKEVFLFTHFNISSIQDRLKQLYIQVGYAVLWGIVFHIIFAILVYRAIFKRVGSLEVASKQMATGNLESRVTWNFKSNDELDSLGKSFNLMAEEIQNKVTTITRLNEEINQELQIGKEVQELFLPSVKKFKKFNIGKLYRPMREVSGDLYQYFQFPENNYYGFFLADASGHGVSAALVTVVMAMSLQAIMKENHSAIQAINQLGEVIANRLQASFFATGVFVVFEEPGVVKFVNAGHNAPFIIRPSTKEITYVDSSGPPLGMGDDIQYSLESFPVLPGDKIILYTDGVVETPIKEGGLFGLERFTEVVLENIHLPNAEIVEKAMALLEEKHEEYKDDVTMIVLDVPE
- a CDS encoding LB_137 family protein, which gives rise to MIEIYHKIEIFPLVLGIHIFFLRSFRAIILTILLFFGISSLFADKIRLKSGEILNGKVVNVTTSHVEWQDQGKRYKFLNSEVLGIDVGYDGLPACADYKTFGVEDCDLILTKLTKSNASFSKKSSPLELEVVPLKKISSLKVSFESGLPMERYIEPGAKGKWVFGEKEIIGNFKTLERGRIIIETESKTLESVDILDFQSFEIQNKSVIVKVIKEETPKVIPGYSPIAEKRYGKAAIIFGGAFLSGLGMLYEYNASVNAINKDIEYFPTSDGRVLIFANTLSTNNYDFHRQRFLIYSVVFTSIISYSLIDSFYLGRMESKNENANGVYLKPLLDMKPNVSSNLLGAGNQWKPNDSLFYGFSFESKF
- a CDS encoding PrsW family glutamic-type intramembrane protease encodes the protein MISQISIPSLIICLINLLTLGFYYSFYRFHFYRYTESFLQYTAFAFSIFSAGVAIAIQAALSNWLPDGGPYWNAFILSSFVEEFAKLLGIYLFFRKNQDEFTVTDGIFYGLVLGGGFGLVENILYFINTGLWSQVLRSITALPIHMMNGGLVGAYLMMFLFHKNPIFKWGKLGFGFFICVGIHGLYNLSIFQEIDLLFVLPFCILSLFFFLELTIAKSRILVPGHILKLMNMSMEEYEILSRHNRHEGWIQNVQKHISTSGIKLLQFPSLRHSILTAFFIIPGILSVYLLTESPEWISFKFPDLALQDYFALFVMYPVILSLMFFFAGILNPYFFRDRMLAVPLFSSVDLHLNNIEENSAIFHIQANMFYLPTSQMFTENTKVKFDLWIGLDCFVGLSGTILWCRENEEGNCGAMCQLDKIPFPFLIKWHFLRLKQNFKNLFLRKSFV